The window acccaattaggtgaaattacataatctcccacggcacaccagactgtatctcacggtacactagtgtgccgcggcacagtggttgacaaACACTGTACTATGCTAATATTTGGATGATTTACAATTCGAACACTGTTCGTTCCAAAGTAGTTGgagttctagaccaggggtgtcaaaactcattttagctcgggggccgcatggaagaaaatctgtgcacatgtgggctggactattaaaatcatggcattaaaactaaaaaagacaACTACACAATtgttttgtcttactttggccaaaaatagaacaaacacattctgaaaatattacaatagaaatacagaaaaaaataccggcagcggtaaagtttagatccatgaaggaaagaagaaagtgaatgaatgtttataactgaataaatgtacatagGCATAAAAAattcattttgtattattttttttaatgaatgtttgACACGTTTTTccgaaacacaatatagaatgtgagatataacaggataatgcatacatttatcatttgttttcaaaactgatACAAAAAGTGGgatcccaaaaatttactgtgagaccacatttttatgacttgatgtggtctctgggaccccattttgaaaattcctagcgccaacactgatgagtattggtgcgtgcaaaacagcaagcGGTTGTGGCCTGCAGGCCGAttttaatactaatcaaatatcatcccgggggccatagataattcattcattcattcagcctTGACACACAggttctagagcagtggtccccaaccaccaggccgcggcccggtaccggtctgtggatcgattggtaccgggctacACAAGAAATGaaaatttttgtttatttatttatttattaaatcaacataaaaaacacaagatacacttacaattagtgcacattaatataaatcaatacagtctgcagggatacagtccgtaagcacacatgattgtatttctttatgacaaaaaaaataaaaaataccatacaCCCCCACaagttttcaagcgttgaccagtccgcagctacaaaaaggttggggaccactgttctagagcCTTTATTAGTAGCCAGAGAGAAGATATAATTTTGATGTGACTGATGTAAACAAAAGGTCACGACCCTGGAAGTATATTACTTGTGATAGCGTGGCTACAGGACAGCGGTGCCAAAGTTATTTGCTTGCATGTTACACAATTTTACTAAAACAAACATTTCTGTGGTACATTCAATGGGACATGTAAGTGCCAAGACAGCCAAAATAGGTTGGtatatggcaggggtcggcaacccgcggctctttgatcactctgatgcggctcagcagcttacttgctgaaccccccaattttcccgtgagacttacggatttcagtgccgctcgcagaaaactcccgggattaatattcaccgattttcacccttgaggctatattaagggcgtgccatgatggtacaacatttggcgcgctctacaatctgtattaacagagtgccaacccaacacttgttatacaatatacatcttttgcttccacacgtacgtgacagcaaggcatacttggtcaacagccacacaggttacactgacggtggtcatataaaacaactttaacactcttactaataatgtgccacactttgaaccaaaaccaaacaagaatgacgaacacatttcgggagaacatctgcaccttaacacaacagaacaaacacccagaatcccatgcagccctgactcttccgggctacattatacactcctgctaccaccaaacccctcccccaccccaaccctgctccctcacacatcaacccccccccccctctgtgcgtcggttgaggtgggcggggtttgttagggggggggtgtataatgtatcccggaagagttagggctgcatgggattctgggtatttgtcctgttgtgtttatgttgtgttacggtgcagatgttctcccgaaatttgtttgtcattcttgtttggtgtgggttcacagtgtggcgcattattagtaagagtgttaaagttttgtttttttataccgccaccgtcagtgtgagctgtgtggttgttgaacaagtatgccttgctgttgcccACATGAGCAgagcggaagccccattcaacatgtggctgatcaggcacgcacaCTCTAGTGGGTGctgtatgctgtaccatcacgcgtgccgcaccagcattcaaattccacataaaggtgcgggcagcgtgtctgagaaccctggttatacatagcagaaagcaacaaaaaaaaacttcgtatgcagtgttatttcatttaaaatttaaaaaaaaatttgcggctcccattgtcttctataatttgtgaaactggtcaaaatggctctttgactggtaaaggttgccgacccctggtatatgggaataaatctaaaggtaaattAAAGTGTGGAGATGCACCCGAATTCAGGAACTGTAGTTTTGATTTTCAAACTGTTTTTTCAGGCCTTCTAGAAGTTTTCCTTTTTTCCTCAAAGGGTGCTCAAATGCCTGAAAGCCCTCTAAAAATCATTCAAAAACCACCAATAATACTTACATcttatgacctgaatattaaccaagtaagcCAATTAAAAGTACTAACGAAGACAATCTATTATTGTTGCCTGTAATCACTGAGAGCTAACCAGCTTGTGCAGCTACAGCAACTGAGAAGTCGGTCAACTTTGACAGTCAACTTATACccagagatggtcagaaagacacaaaaagacgcttgtttgtgGCACCTTTTTTGTAGCCTAAGTGAGGATTATAATTAATCATCTAAACAAGAAgaaatgaacatcccatcagtctacacccagtgagagcagacattgtacagtaagttaatAGTGTTAATTTTTTTGTTCAGCATTTAGCATTACTGCtatatgatgcttagtgttttgcTGGAgcttaaaaaaaagcttttaaaaCTTGCAGCCAATCCTCATATTCAGGCTTAAAAAGACAAGGTTATGGATCATTTGTCCCATAGTAGTcttgtctctcacaaagtctgccttGAAAAGTAgttgttgaagaaaaaaaagtgaacgttgtgatccGTCTGTGAAATTCTTacgccgctgtatgcttaaaatgagcaatataCGCAAATATTACaggttattattagagatgttggataatgtttttttttgccgatatccgatattgcttaatgaccgattccgatatcaaccgataccgatatatactgtcgtggaattaacacattattatgcctaattttgttgtgatgccccgccggatgcattaaacaatggaaCAATGTTTTCCAtaacaaatcaactcaagttatggaaaaaaatgccaacatggcactgccatatttattattgaagtcacaaagtgcattctttttttttaacatgcctcaaaacagcagcttggaatttgggacatgctctctcggttgaggtgggcggggttgaggtgggggggtgtgtagggggtagcgggggtgtatattgtagcgtcccagaagagttagtgctgcaaggggttctgggtatttgttctgttgttttacggtgtggatgttctcccgaaatgtgtttgtcattcttgtttggtgtgggttcacagtgtggcgcatatttgtaacagtgttaaagttgtttatacggccaccctcagtgtgacctgtatggctgttgaccaagtatgctttgcattcacttgtgtgtgtgtgataagccgtaggtattatgtgattgggccggcacgcgaaggcagtgcctttaaggtttattggcgctctgtacttctccttacgtccatgtaccactccgtacagcggcgttttaaaaagtcatacattttactttttgaaacctataccgataatttccgttattacattttaaagcatttatcggccgaaaatatcggcaacccgatattatcggacatctctagttattatgaatgtgctgttacattacatatatacttagtgtgtatattagagatgtcccgatctgatatttggatcgaatcggctgccgatatttgcaaaaaaatgcgtatcggcaaggcatgggaaaataccgatccagatccagtttaaaaaaaaactctgttccgcattttccagcacaccttcaacacatccacaggtctgtggattctcacgcagttgcttttagctgctggcattgcactacaggctcttctcactctttttgtgtctccctctcacagacagcaagcgcaccttcttacacacttcacatactgtcacgtcatacgtcacatactgtcacgtcatacgtcacatacgtatacgtcctccccgagcagagaggtagcagcatggctaacgttagctgtgatgctagcgcagctgtgtgaccaacgctccctctaaggtgcacgcctgtgcaattgcgcactgtttaagcgtcctctgcgcatagcaattatatgccacgcacaaaatctaataaaaaaataagcgcataacaattttcgacacacggacacgacagagaaaacagtttccgtcatcattgttcaaatattgtaacgtctgtcgagacgcttatctccattcggtgccacacgcccacaccatcaaaatgccgaggcaaaaatttccagatcaacaccgtatgaaaaaattagtgatttttttagttgatttccttctctgcatgaaagtttaaaagtagcatatattaatgcagtatgaagaagaatgttttaatgtagacatgcaagccttgaaagaacattttgaaaatcaagactacatttcctgcaaatgggtgcatttctaccctatattttaactttatatttattttcatatcaaactcttttggctgtctttttgacacttacatccggcacccccctccacagcctggattataaataatgtataaataattcaatgtgattatcttgtgtgatgactgtattatgatgatagtatatatctgatagtatatatctgtatcatgaatcaatttaagtggactccgacttaaacaagttgaaaaacttattggggtcttaccatttagtggtcaattgtacggaatatgtacttcactgtgcaacctactaataaaagtctcaatcaaaacacatagaatcatcatactgctgtgattatatgcatcaagtgttcattcaaggctaaggcaaaatattgagatatatatcgtgtatcgcaatatggccttaaaatgtcgcaatatttaaaaaaggccatatcgcccagccctagttcaatgatgccatttctgtttgtcatgtataattttgtctattttgtgtttatccttgaataaacaggtcagtttcttgttaccaaccattttgtattattcaaactcccctaattcagctggctagttgttatcaagagtactaaaacccttttcaacatgattctgacaactaagtaggctaaataactttaaactttaatacatgctcggataggccagtatcggtcagtatctgtataggatcggaagtgcaaaaacaatatcggtatcggatcggaagtgcaaaaacctggatcgggacatccctagtgtatatgcaaatattacatgttatgaatgtgcAGTTACATTACATACactcttacagcatgtatataaaacgattAATGATGTTTttggagcgctttataggcagaatagaacaAATCCCATTGGCGccgttgttagctgactcttgctagcgtttatttatgagttaaaacgcatggaaaaaaaacatgtgttcctgTCTTACATACAGATTGAGAATGAtggacaaaatttaaaaaaaagtgcagttgttgTGTAAATGTCTTAGTCCATCATGTAACAACGGTTACAACACAGTCATTGTGTATGATGCCCTGTGTGTCCATCCCACCGAATACAAAAGCCAAATTTACTATCCCCGCTGGAGTTGCTGATGGAACATCAACAAATGCTGAGGTTTGAGTTAAGGCTGGAGCGTTTGCAGGAGTCAGAGCGGTTTCTGAATTTACTGTCCCTGCTGAAGCGTTTGACGGAAACAGAGGCATTGGCGAGGTTTGAGTCGAGGCTGGGGTTTGAAGTGGACCTTCTGCTAGGTTTGGAATTGATGCTTTTTCTTGGGTTGGATCTGAGGCTAGAGCTTTTTCCGGGGTTGCGGTTGGAGCTATAGCTGTTTCTGAGGCTGGAAGTTGTGTTGGAACTGGAGCGGTTTCTGAATTTGTTGATGGAAACGGAGGAATTGAGGCGGTTTCTGAGGCTGGAAGTTTTACTTGAGCTGGAAGTTTAGCTGGGGTAAGAGCTGAGAATGGAGCTATTGCTGGAGCATATGCTGTTTGCTCCCCACTGCCACCAGTGTCCACCTTCCACGGCAGTAAACACATGCAGTGGTCTAGGCGGGTAGATGGCAAATATCCCTCAAACTTCATCAGAGTCCATGAGTTTTGTTCTGTAAGAAAAATCAATATGCTCTGCCATgttttgatatgtttttttttttttactaaaataagaCAAGTGAGTACCTGTGTTGAATCTGTACATAGCATTGCTGGCTCCAACTGCTGTCATTCCACCAAAGATGTGAATTTTGTTACCCAGTGCCATGGCTGAGTGGGCTGCTACTGCCGGTGGGATGTCTCCTTTAGGCCGCACCATCTCCCATGTCATGTTACCTTTTGAAATAACacaatcatatatttttttactgtacaagTCGCCTTTTTAGGCACTCAAGGAAGAGGAAGCAATAAAGTCCTTGTGTAAGAAACAACAAAGATAGCTCAAATTGAAGTGAATTGGCAGTCTGAAATACGTGTGTTCAGTCTTGAGTCCTGATTTGAAAAGGGAAAATTGTGTCCGAGGGTCAATTTGCTGCAGCGAACCATTTTTTAGGTCACTACAAAACACATTACGGCATGGGTCTTAAACTCAGTTTACATGGGGGCAAAGTATTCACTTCAGAATCGTTTGTTTGTTACTACCAGCAGCAAAACTGACCCTGACCTCTGGTAGGCCTGAAGTCATaaatgtcaaatttaatgtaaaaatgaAATATTTTGACACTGTTGAGTTCCCCAGGAGATGATcagaaaccatacttgccaatcctcccggattttccgggagactcccgaaattcagcgcctctcccgaaaacctcccgggacaaattttctcccgaaaatctcccgaaattcaggcggactcagctaacccacaatataaacagcgtgcctgtccaatcacgttataactgtagaaggatggagggcgagttcttggtttcttatgtgggtttattgttaggcagtttcattaacgtcctcccagcgcggtaacaaaacacaacaacagcagtcacgttttttttctaccgtaaagcagtttgtctgccgtaaacagcaatgttgtgacactcttaaacaggacaatactgccatctagtgcatttgatgaaagcacttttgtgcgcgccacacagcaatgcatcatcagagagggtgttcagcatggttcgaaaaatagtgacagagaatagaacaaggatggacaattcaacccttaactcaacaatgagttaatgttatgtgtgtgtatacgtgtaaataaatgaacactgaaattcaagtatttattttatatatatatatatatatatatatatatatatatatatatatatatatatatatatatatatatatatatatatatatatatatatatatatatatataataaaataaatacatatttatagctagaattcactgaaagtcaagtatttcttatatatatatatatatatatatatatatacatatatgaaatacttgacttagtatttcatcaagtatttcttatacatatatatatacatatatataataaaagaaatatatatttataggtagaattcactgaaagtcaagtatttcttatacatatgtatatatatatatatatatatatgaaatacttgacttagtatttcttatatatatatatatatatatatatatatatacatacatacagtatatgaactacttgacttggtgaattctagctgtaaatatactcctcccctcttaaccacgccccccgccccccacctcccgaaatcggaggtctcaaggttggcaagtatgtcagaaACACTTCCGCTTGCTTACAgaaagttgctctttgtgttgcaaTTTCCGTGTTTGCGCCGTTATTGTAGTTGGTGTTCTTTCTCGTGGGATTTAACACTGTAATTAACTATTGCTGCCCAGAGTGTGCGGACGGCAATTACGCTTATCTATGAAGTTATGTATAGGCCCACAAAATATGTGCTGCAAGTTTGAGGCCACTGTATTACGGCCTGCTACAGGCCTTGAGGACAACTGTGCGTttctacatttttgtttattaccgtatttttcggattataaatcacagttttttataTTCCGGAgcaatttatgtgtgaaattattaacacattaccgtaaaatatcaaataatattatttatctcattcccgtaagagacgaggcgaatgtcagcaatcgtcacacacacgtcaaccaataaaaatttggcgggggcgggtcatggcagaagtgcattgtgcgacatggcagaagtgcattgtgggtcatgggatgctacctgctactacaaccgtagctataaaaatggatcatttcaacattggcggtaacttataaaaacggagaatggctgaacaaaaatggcaccgaaaaggaaatcatatgctGCAGATTACaaactggacgtagtgaaatatgcagcagaaaacagcAAGAGGAAGCAGcgcatacctttggagttggcagagttgtttggaagcgacacagaggaagaagatatcatgggatttagcgattaggagtgacagattgtttggtaaacctatagcatgttctatatgttatagttatttgaatgactcttaccataatatgttacgttaacataccaggcacgttctcagttggttatttatgcctcatataatgtacacttattcagcctgttgttcactattctttatttattttaaattgcctttcaaatgtctattcttggtgttgggttttatcaaataaatttcccccaaaaaaacgacttatactcgggtgcgacgaatatatgtttttttccttctttattatgcattttcagccggtgcgatgtATACTCctgagcgatttataatccgaaaaatacggtatattgtttaCATTATTACAATAAATATTTGTTATTTTCTATGGATAATTAGACATAGTGGTTTTGACTTTCTTCTACCTAATGGTAGGCTACACTGGTGTTTTGGTTCTGGCCACCAATGTGATAGGTGGCACTACAGTAAAACGTATAGGTTTTAAGTGCTTATTAtacttttttcatgttttttacaTTACAACAAAGATGTGTGATATATTTTGATATTCAGACTTGCCAGAATTATATATTACTTGTTTTACCAATGTTTCAGGGGATGATTTTCTTCAGGTTTATCATAAACCAATCTGGCTTTACAGTTAGGGCAACCCAAGCAACATGTGCAGCTAAATTTTGAAAGGGTGTTTGCGTAATTAAACAAACAACTGTTTCTGAGCCAAAtaattgcaaataataattcaggaTTAACCATGATTGTATGCGTGAAAAGTAATTTTCCAGCCATGTTATGacatcacatttttatatttatactagGGATGTTCAAGGTTGTATGCTGCTGATTCTGATCACGCATAAGTGAAATAGGCTGATACctataccaatcacatgtatggattgtatttatttattcatggtgacagttttacaatatcaacacaatatttaaattaaagtTCTTTATTCTCTTTTATGACATACAGTACAATTATTTTTGCaatacaaagtcaatagtacacattaactaaacaaaaactactaCCTACTACTGATTTACCTATTTCTTGGTGTTATTTAAAACTAACAGAGCGGTTAGCTAAGCTATTTAGAACGTCTGCTCCTGGCGAGCTCTTGGTGGGGAACTTGTTTagtctcgtcctccagtgataatgttacctaaaatactacaaaaaaagtTTCCATAATGtgggtgatcatgtttagtttaagCGTTAGGGGGGCAGCTCCAcgctgtatggagacacataattagctgctaggcaCTTGTCAACcaagggactaaaaataaatagtcACCCAAAAGGGATCGGTGTTTGAgatcggcattaaaaggcattcaTCGGCAACTGCGATCTCATACATTTTCACCGATTTTGGCTGAAACGAATGGGTGGTCGATCGATTGGTACATCCCTAATTTATACTGTCTATTACAATTTTTTTGGGTGTGAGATTCAGAAACATAAGTACAGTGTGTCACCTTTTCTGCGTACGACTTTCTttaggcttaaaggggaacattatcaccagacctatgtaagcatcaatatataccttgatgttgcagaaaaaagaccatatatttttttaaccgatttccgaactctaaatgggtgaattttggcgaattaaacgcctttctattattcgctctcggagcgatgacgtcacaacgtcacgtcacatcggtaagcaaaactgccattttctcactttcgtcggtgtgttgtcggagggtgtaacaacacgaacagggacggattcaagttgcaccagtggcccaaagatgcgaaagtggcaagaaattggacgaaatttgttcaaaatacgaggctgtggggaaagccgacgacatggtcagtcgtttgttccgcacactttaccgacgaaagctatgctacgacagagatggcaagaatgtgtggatatcctgcgacactcaaagcagatgctgacatcaactccaaaactggacagatcagctttcaggaaaagagagcggatgagggtatgtctacagaatatattaattgatgaaaactttattcattactcacggttttacgtaaattattatacataaactgtgtttaccaataatttaacttaaaaacattaatttttttcaatcattcgagtacattcgggtagtcttgtgtaatgcagtattttgtgtctatttaggtatggttaacctgagtgctgaaattgtggaaaaatatatgttcttagcgcgcctgaaatgggctgtctgcactctcaaagtgcatgttgttgccaaatgtatttcatatgctgtaaacctagttcatagttgttagtttcctttaatgccaaacaaacacataccaatcgttggttagaaggcgatcgccaaattagtcctcgctttctcccgtgtcgctggctgtcgtgtcgttttcgtcggtttcgcttgcatacggttcaaatcgatatggctcaatagcttcagtttcttcttcaatttcgttttcgctacctgcctccacactacaaccatccgtttcaatacatgcgtaatctgttgaatcgcttaagccgctgaaatccgagtctgaatccgagctaatgtcgctatatcttgctgttctatgcgccatgtttgtttgtattggcatcactgtgtgacgtcacaggaaaatggacgggtgtataaaacgatggttaaaatcaggcactttgaagctttttttttagggatattgcgtgatgggtaaaattttgaaaaaaacttcgaaaaataaataagccactgggaactgatttttaatggttttaacccttctgaaattgtgataatgttcccctttaagctaggGTAAAATGACCTCAACATATGGATTTTAGTAGCAGCTGTTGGCTTGGCGTACACTTAATATtctgaaaaattatttttttcgttttttttactccagcgtgacaatattggtaaaaaaaaaagtgtattcgtCTATAGAGAGAGAATTGAGCCCTACTTGTATCAAGAGAGTACATATCATCGTACAACTCGTCCCCTGCCATTCCTCCGTGAACGTAGATTTTGGAGCCAGCTGCAACGGTAACGTGTCCATGCCTGGCTGCCGGCTGTGTGCCGTACGTTTCTGGTTGAGTCCAAGTGGAAGACACTGGGAAGACAGCATGAATCAACACATACAAACAACTCTAATGGGGTTAAGTGTGCTGGGTTAGTGTGCGCCAACACTAACCGGTATCGAAGACGTGGAGTTTGTTGTCCGAGACGGGCGACGCTCCTGCTTCCCCACCGGCGAACACATATAACACATTACCCAAGCAGGCGGAGTTGGTGTGGTACGTTCTTGGACTGGGCGGTTCTCCTTTTGTTGCAATGTCTTCCCAGTGGGCTTTGCTCTCTGCAAACCCATAGATGACCGACGAGGTCACAACAGCATTCAGATGAAGTTTTTACTCTCAGTTGCATTACCTGCTACTTGTATTTTCTGCATGCAGTTGCGGTTGCCAGTCTGTTCGGCTCCCCCAAACACCCACAAGCTCTGTGGGTGGCTCTGTGGCACAAAAGCGCAATGTTCATATCGAGGCGCCAGACCCTTCCACTCCAAAATGTCCCACTCGAGATAATCTGGAAAGAGGTTAGGAAAAATATCATTGTAAATATATTAAAACAGATACATATAATAACCTCTTGAGACCTACAAAGTTGACATTAAATAgtcataacagttttttttttaacataaaatattCATTTGATGGACAAAATAATCTTTTTTATGGTATCAATGACAGCAATATTAATAATTGTGTTATTTACAATTTAAAGCAGTACATTTTTACAGTTAActtt of the Nerophis lumbriciformis linkage group LG32, RoL_Nlum_v2.1, whole genome shotgun sequence genome contains:
- the rabepk gene encoding rab9 effector protein with kelch motifs: MELLPALDAQERPKEGIWYSLIPSGSSPGVSVGHTCTFCPCEDGSNGKVLIVGGANPCGSFSRTHAINMDYLEWDILEWKGLAPRYEHCAFVPQSHPQSLWVFGGAEQTGNRNCMQKIQVAESKAHWEDIATKGEPPSPRTYHTNSACLGNVLYVFAGGEAGASPVSDNKLHVFDTVSSTWTQPETYGTQPAARHGHVTVAAGSKIYVHGGMAGDELYDDMYSLDTSNMTWEMVRPKGDIPPAVAAHSAMALGNKIHIFGGMTAVGASNAMYRFNTEQNSWTLMKFEGYLPSTRLDHCMCLLPWKVDTGGSGEQTAYAPAIAPFSALTPAKLPAQVKLPASETASIPPFPSTNSETAPVPTQLPASETAIAPTATPEKALASDPTQEKASIPNLAEGPLQTPASTQTSPMPLFPSNASAGTVNSETALTPANAPALTQTSAFVDVPSATPAGIVNLAFVFGGMDTQGIIHNDCVVTVVT